A region from the Vanacampus margaritifer isolate UIUO_Vmar chromosome 5, RoL_Vmar_1.0, whole genome shotgun sequence genome encodes:
- the LOC144051967 gene encoding claudin-4-like, whose translation MVSACLQMLGGALCALGWIGTIITCALPQWKVKAFVGSNIVTAQRTWEGIWMTCVKQSTGQVQCKVYDSLLVLSRDLQAARAMIIIAILLGVLGVLLCLAGGKCTNCVRDQGTKVKICVASGVVFILAGVMCLVPVSWTANGIIRDFNDPLTQDFQKRELGAALFIGWAASGLLIVGGALLCANCPPKDDYPTKYPPSQASAPKDYI comes from the coding sequence ATGGTTTCGGCGTGCTTACAGATGCTGGGCGGCGCCCTGTGCGCCCTGGGCTGGATCGGGACCATCATAACGTGTGCCCTGCCTCAGTGGAAGGTGAAGGCCTTCGTGGGCAGCAACATCGTGACGGCGCAGAGGACGTGGGAGGGCATCTGGATGACCTGCGTGAAGCAGAGCACGGGTCAGGTGCAGTGTAAGGTCTACGATTCCCTGCTGGTCCTCAGTCGGGACCTCCAGGCCGCCCGGGCCATGATCATCATTGCCATCCTGCTGGGCGTGCTGGGGGTGCTGCTGTGCCTGGCGGGCGGCAAGTGCACCAACTGCGTGCGGGATCAAGGCACCAAGGTCAAAATCTGCGTGGCGTCCGGCGTGGTTTTTATCCTGGCGGGGGTGATGTGCCTCGTCCCCGTGTCCTGGACGGCCAACGGTATCATTCGAGACTTTAACGACCCACTGACTCAGGACTTCCAGAAGAGGGAGCTGGGGGCCGCCTTGTTCATCGGCTGGGCGGCTTCGGGCCTGCTCATCGTAGGCGGCGCCCTGCTGTGCGCCAACTGCCCGCCCAAGGACGACTACCCCACCAAGTACCCGCCCAGCCAAGCGTCTGCGCCCAAAGACTACATCTGA
- the LOC144051968 gene encoding uncharacterized protein LOC144051968, whose product MVSQGIQMIGISVATVGWLMVIVVCALPMWKVTAFVGANIITAQTVWQGLWMNCVVQSTGQMQCKVYDSMLALAQDLQAARAMIIIAILTGIFGVMLSIVGGKCTNCMEEEVSKSRACILAGVLFLVSGLLCLIPVSWSAHTIVTDFYNPLVIASQLRSFLAMGRIGKETAGQIISFIGLVGVAVTTGIPLWRVTSFIGANIVTGQIIWDGLWMNCVMQSTGQMQCSLNESVMRLTPDLQAARALVIISLVFGFIGFMVTFIGAKCTSCLNKETSKAKVVIIGGCLVIVAAVLVLIPVTWSASITITDFVNPLTINTQRREIGASIYIGWGSAAILLVGGIILTTSCPPQTPTYGYPGYQAPYANRSAYGNGSAYANGSTYAPVYAPASSQPYTPSGSYNPAKPYAAPSGYSPRQYI is encoded by the exons ATGGTGTCTCAGGGCATTCAGATGATCGGCATTTCCGTGGCGACGGTGGGCTGGTTGATGGTCATCGTGGTGTGCGCGTTGCCCATGTGGAAAGTGACGGCCTTCGTGGGAGCCAACATCATTACGGCGCAGACCGTCTGGCAGGGCCTGTGGATGAACTGCGTGGTGCAGAGTACGGGACAGATGCAGTGCAAG GTCTACGACTCCATGCTGGCGCTGGCGCAAGACCTGCAGGCCGCCCGGGCCATGATTATCATCGCCATCCTCACCGGGATTTTCGGCGTGATGCTGTCCATCGTGGGCGGCAAGTGCACCAACTGCATGGAGGAGGAGGTCTCCAAGTCCAGGGCGTGTATCCTGGCCGGGGTCCTGTTCCTCGTTTCCGGTCTCCTGTGCCTCATCCCCGTGTCGTGGTCGGCCCACACCATCGTCACCGACTTCTACAACCCTCTGGTCATCGCGTCCCAGC TACGCAGCTTCTTGGCCATGGGGAGAATCGGCAAGGAGACGGCGGGTCAGATCATCAGTTTCATCGGGCTGGTGGGAGTGGCGGTGACCACCGGCATCCCCCTGTGGAGGGTCACCTCCTTCATCGGCGCCAACATCGTGACGGGCCAGATCATCTGGGACGGCCTGTGGATGAACTGCGTGATGCAGAGCACGGGCCAGATGCAGTGCAGTCTCAACGAGTCGGTGATGAGGTTGACCCCTGACCTGCAGGCGGCTCGGGCGCTGGTCATTATCTCGCTGGTTTTCGGCTTCATCGGCTTCATGGTCACCTTCATCGGCGCCAAGTGCACCAGCTGCCTGAACAAGGAGACCTCCAAGGCCAAGGTGGTGATCATCGGCGGCTGCCTGGTCATCGTGGCCGCCGTGCTCGTCCTCATCCCGGTCACGTGGTCGGCCAGCATCACCATCACCGACTTTGTGAACCCCTTGACCATCAACACGCAGCGTAGAGAGATCGGGGCGTCCATCTACATCGGTTGGGGGTCGGCTGCCATCCTCTTGGTGGGCGGCATCATACTCACCACCTCGTGCCCGCCGCAGACGCCCACGTACGGATACCCCGGTTACCAGGCGCCCTACGCCAACAGGTCAGCCTACGGCAACGGGTCAGCCTACGCCAACGGGTCCACGTACGCCCCCGTTTACGCGCCGGCCTCCAGCCAGCCCTACACGCCGAGTGGCTCGTATAATCCCGCCAAGCCGTATGCGGCGCCCTCGGGATACTCGCCGCGGCAGTACATTTAA